In Silene latifolia isolate original U9 population chromosome X, ASM4854445v1, whole genome shotgun sequence, the following proteins share a genomic window:
- the LOC141618699 gene encoding uncharacterized protein LOC141618699 produces the protein MWLKQHQRLLTLDRLQKMGITDQDICFVYGLKPENHTHLFIECTYATRCFQLLADWLHLPVGNLIDLNLLLKVRSHSLLSKRIIQDAVAGVVYGIWQNRNHCRVDGYVQLPEKLLQQVKLECKRRVLGVYHGIMKAVDRQWCNVIGLSV, from the coding sequence ATGTGGCTAAAGCAGCATCAGAGATTGCTCACTCTTGATAGACTTCAGAAAATGGGCATAACAGATCAGGATATCTGTTTTGTGTATGGCTTGAAACCTGAGAATCACACTCATCTATTTATTGAGTGTACTTATGCAACTAGATGTTTTCAGCTTCTAGCAGATTGGCTACACCTTCCAGTTGGGAATCTCATTGATCTGAATTTGCTACTGAAAGTGAGAAGTCATTCACTCCTGAGTAAGAGAATCATCCAAGATGCTGTGGCAGGAGTAGTTTATGGAATTTGGCAAAATAGGAATCATTGTAGGGTTGATGGTTATGTGCAGCTTCCTGAGAAGTTGCTACAACAGGTCAAATTGGAATGCAAGCGTAGAGTGTTGGGTGTGTATCATGGGATCATGAAAGCAGTAGATAGACAATGGTGTAATGTCATAGGTCTAAGTGTATAA